One Oligoflexus sp. genomic region harbors:
- a CDS encoding LysR family transcriptional regulator → MNYHHLYYFKTIATEGGIAKAAKKLRLGQPTLSTQLKQFEDHLGQTLFERRKKRLYLTEAGRIALDYAQEIFKLGDEMLDALNDRLREDRIEVQFGVLDSVPKHLALLLIQEAQSVQNCIVSIQEGRGDLLLRELKAHRIDLLLANEAPPVMEGQGLFSRRVARMPVVICGAKNFLPLKKGFPGSLANQPFIMPIGTNRLRVDVDHFLKMQNIRVDTVAEVQDTSLQKLLGTHGRGLVPLARPAAEDMLQSKELFIIGELDGIYEDLWMVAGERKIQNPVASHLMRNFKVEGGAD, encoded by the coding sequence ATCAATTACCATCATCTGTATTACTTCAAAACCATAGCCACGGAGGGTGGCATAGCCAAGGCAGCGAAAAAACTGCGGCTCGGTCAACCGACGCTCTCAACGCAGTTGAAACAATTTGAAGACCACCTGGGCCAGACTCTTTTTGAAAGACGCAAAAAGCGCCTTTACCTGACCGAAGCCGGACGTATCGCCCTTGATTATGCGCAGGAGATCTTCAAGCTCGGCGACGAGATGCTCGATGCCCTGAACGATCGCCTGCGTGAGGATCGCATTGAAGTGCAGTTCGGTGTGCTCGATAGCGTGCCGAAGCATCTGGCGCTTTTGCTGATCCAGGAAGCGCAGTCCGTCCAGAACTGCATCGTTTCCATTCAGGAAGGGCGCGGGGATCTTCTGCTGCGTGAATTGAAAGCGCATCGCATCGACCTTCTTTTGGCCAATGAAGCGCCCCCTGTCATGGAAGGCCAGGGCCTCTTCTCACGACGCGTGGCCCGCATGCCGGTCGTCATCTGCGGGGCGAAAAATTTTCTGCCGCTGAAAAAAGGCTTCCCTGGATCGCTGGCGAATCAACCTTTTATCATGCCGATCGGCACCAACCGCCTAAGGGTCGACGTCGATCATTTCCTGAAAATGCAAAACATTCGCGTCGATACCGTGGCTGAAGTTCAGGACACCAGTCTGCAGAAACTTCTTGGTACGCATGGAAGGGGGCTGGTACCCTTGGCCCGCCCTGCGGCTGAGGATATGCTGCAAAGCAAGGAACTTTTCATTATCGGCGAACTCGATGGTATTTATGAAGACCTATGGATGGTCGCGGGCGAACGCAAGATCCAAAACCCGGTGGCGTCTCATCTGATGCGAAATTTTAAAGTGGAAGGCGGGGCGGATTGA
- the ftsH gene encoding ATP-dependent zinc metalloprotease FtsH, translating into MPKKTRFHIGYILLAILAATLIRDQWFQATQIRTIPYSEYLELVKSNKVSEVTVTPTQIQGKLKEPDGKGPQQFVTTRIDPVLSKDFEGTGTKVYGYISNNFFYDLLAWIVPAVAFFAIWFFMMKKLGGRGGLGGEFMSIGKSKAKVYVESDTKVTFQDVAGIDEAEHELQEIVAYLKNPADYSKLGGRMPKGILLVGPPGTGKTLLAKAVAGEAGVPFFSISGSEFVEMFVGVGAARVRDLFQQARTKAPAIVFIDELDALGKSRAAGALGGGHDEKEQTLNQLLVELDGFDSTSGLILLAATNRPEILDPALLRAGRFDRQVLVDRPDKKGRIDILNVHLRKIKALSPAFDVEKVAALTPGFTGADLANLCNEAALIATRRKAEQVDLGDFTEAVERIVAGLEKKNRILNETERRIVAYHEMGHALTAAALSTTEKVHKVSVIPRGIGALGYTIQRPTEDRFLMTREELENRISVLLAGRAAEKLVFHHLSTGAADDLTKATDIAWSMVTRYGMEESLGHATFEQDQPNFLGASYAAKRYGEETSEKIDLAVRKILDRCFGRALDLLTKGRAVLEESAQLLLAKETLKEEELEVFFHRLQETVKVDHGQLDQLPSSVLLQNHSHGGWHSQGSEKTAARSTDALNAVETI; encoded by the coding sequence ATGCCAAAAAAAACGCGCTTCCATATCGGCTACATTTTACTAGCCATCCTGGCAGCCACACTCATTCGCGATCAATGGTTTCAAGCCACTCAGATTCGCACGATTCCCTATAGCGAGTACCTGGAGCTGGTGAAGTCCAATAAAGTGTCCGAGGTCACCGTTACGCCCACGCAGATTCAAGGCAAGCTGAAAGAACCTGACGGCAAAGGTCCCCAGCAGTTTGTGACAACGCGTATTGATCCGGTGCTGAGCAAGGACTTTGAAGGCACAGGAACCAAAGTTTACGGCTATATTTCAAATAATTTCTTTTATGACCTCCTTGCCTGGATCGTTCCAGCTGTGGCGTTTTTTGCCATTTGGTTTTTCATGATGAAAAAACTGGGCGGACGCGGCGGGCTGGGTGGTGAATTCATGTCCATCGGCAAAAGCAAGGCCAAGGTCTATGTGGAGAGTGATACCAAGGTCACCTTCCAGGATGTGGCCGGCATAGATGAGGCCGAGCATGAGCTCCAGGAAATCGTCGCCTATCTGAAGAACCCAGCGGATTATTCCAAGCTCGGCGGCCGCATGCCCAAGGGCATTCTGCTCGTCGGCCCTCCCGGGACCGGTAAAACGCTTCTGGCGAAAGCCGTCGCAGGCGAAGCCGGGGTTCCCTTCTTTTCGATCAGCGGATCGGAATTTGTGGAAATGTTCGTCGGTGTGGGCGCGGCGCGTGTGCGGGATCTCTTTCAGCAGGCGCGTACCAAGGCCCCGGCGATCGTTTTCATCGACGAGCTGGATGCGCTGGGAAAATCCCGTGCAGCGGGAGCTTTGGGCGGTGGGCACGATGAAAAAGAGCAGACCCTGAACCAGCTCCTTGTCGAGCTGGATGGTTTCGATTCCACATCGGGTTTGATTCTTCTGGCTGCCACCAACCGTCCGGAAATCCTGGACCCCGCTCTTCTGCGCGCAGGGCGTTTCGATCGGCAGGTCCTGGTTGATCGACCTGATAAAAAAGGTCGGATCGATATTTTAAATGTCCATCTGCGCAAAATCAAAGCGCTCAGTCCTGCCTTCGATGTGGAAAAGGTCGCGGCCCTGACCCCAGGTTTCACAGGTGCGGATCTAGCGAACCTTTGTAACGAAGCGGCCCTGATTGCCACCCGGCGCAAAGCCGAACAGGTTGACCTTGGCGATTTCACCGAAGCTGTGGAACGAATCGTGGCTGGTTTGGAAAAGAAGAATCGCATTCTGAATGAGACCGAGCGTCGTATCGTGGCCTATCATGAAATGGGTCATGCGCTGACGGCTGCGGCTCTTTCCACAACGGAAAAGGTGCATAAGGTTTCGGTGATCCCTCGGGGCATCGGCGCTTTGGGGTACACGATTCAAAGACCGACCGAAGATCGCTTTCTGATGACGCGCGAGGAGCTGGAAAATCGAATCTCGGTTCTGCTGGCTGGCCGCGCCGCGGAAAAACTGGTCTTCCATCACCTTTCCACCGGCGCCGCGGATGATCTGACCAAAGCGACCGACATCGCCTGGAGCATGGTCACACGTTACGGTATGGAGGAATCGCTCGGTCATGCCACCTTTGAGCAGGATCAGCCGAACTTTCTCGGTGCAAGCTATGCCGCAAAACGGTATGGTGAAGAAACTTCGGAGAAGATCGATCTTGCGGTCCGGAAAATTCTTGATCGCTGCTTCGGACGCGCGCTGGACCTTCTGACCAAGGGCCGGGCGGTGCTCGAAGAAAGCGCCCAGCTTCTTTTGGCCAAGGAAACGCTGAAAGAGGAAGAGCTGGAAGTCTTTTTCCATAGGCTGCAAGAGACTGTGAAGGTGGACCATGGACAATTGGATCAATTACCATCATCTGTATTACTTCAAAACCATAGCCACGGAGGGTGGCATAGCCAAGGCAGCGAAAAAACTGCGGCTCGGTCAACCGACGCTCTCAACGCAGTTGAAACAATTTGA
- a CDS encoding ATP-binding protein translates to MISIRIIFLWGVWAFFSQAWAASNRAPERNDLVSIRAQLFDDPRRASERASNLMHALHPERQTKAWLEAAALAAEGAWLCEQPEHAADLARNALPIAQASQDHRIITILHSVIAGAEEYADHYEEAKAGFLKTLEEARKANDPGLLAYFYSVTGNFFDRNGDERFAFEAYQNALTAFQNLPKDDRYYDFLTNMGSLYTSLQGEKVETGRAMLEEALAWFSQNNKRYATYYTLDSIAFHHYEQKRFTDASVVQRKAQAVAQSLGYQHLVAHSDLRLGRYLIEDQKPREALIFLQKALPVFRKLRFDYQIGPTILSMARAWLLDGQTAEAWQACQELEQYYGPKGSLHMRVTFQKVKADVLQALGRSHDELITRRELGELSERYWREKNAVTVARMATNLELQRQEHQNALLREQNRIQNLELLQSQRMHRTVYISLLGLLILGAAAAWAILKTRDAHNQKLRMRSLIEQEQARTTFFHNTSHELRTPLTGIIGFIDLIRSGHYGTVNETIQGQLDKAKRLAESLKNQVNMILDLAKSKRGELNVTASRIDLHRLRNDIDDLAEGLRLRYPHSQYDSRLDLKGADAHFIQDREKIYTIARNLIGNAFKFSKAGRSNQVTLRLERLAGELILSVSDTGIGIAPDQRQRIFEEFAQVESDARRRYEGTGLGLALVKQLIDLMKGRIELDSTPDKGSRFRIWIPESSEQLLVAPEHDKPLMEAARLERIPKTMTPPPSHARLSSPLLADPGSFHILVVDDHESNCEILAEILKSEGYRTSIAIGGKAGMDAIVHLHPDLIILDLMMPDISGEDVLRFVQGREDLCDTPVILVTARATEDDRLIGLEWGADDYLAKPINPLELTLRVRNLVGRIQLHRYQNDQEQRDRMVQLGEIFTDLSHEIKTILTSSRATEHLTDQELRAILRHNPLDTTFRESLLDSLVERSTGLEFEKKAQALVPPTQEHPAQDTLRQLRFLLARTHIPIVELQDQWKRLQNWAPADLASFTHTLDLIFSFQELLRVTVEAQRLMRTILAFHQSPLLQTEIYADEAVAGTLLLLQRRLDKMRIRVFTDVPHIKVAIGLATLQQIFLNLLQNAMDVIEAQVTEDRWIEIFGSMDYETRMLRMGISNAGPKIDPLLARQIFERGFSTKGRRGSGLGLPVSRRLAKRAHGDLEWDEHAESTTFILILPLAIPGGSALRRDNQAS, encoded by the coding sequence GTGATCAGTATCCGCATCATTTTTCTTTGGGGGGTCTGGGCATTTTTTTCCCAGGCCTGGGCCGCGAGCAATCGCGCGCCCGAGAGAAATGATCTGGTAAGCATCCGCGCGCAGCTCTTCGATGATCCGAGACGCGCGAGTGAACGGGCCAGTAACCTGATGCATGCCCTGCATCCCGAGCGTCAGACCAAAGCCTGGCTTGAGGCTGCTGCGCTGGCCGCGGAAGGCGCCTGGCTCTGTGAACAGCCGGAGCATGCTGCCGACCTTGCCCGTAATGCTTTGCCCATCGCCCAGGCTTCTCAGGATCATCGGATCATTACCATCCTTCATAGCGTCATCGCCGGAGCCGAGGAATACGCCGATCATTATGAAGAGGCCAAAGCCGGCTTTTTGAAAACCCTGGAAGAGGCGCGCAAGGCCAATGACCCCGGGCTTTTAGCCTATTTCTATAGCGTGACCGGCAATTTCTTTGATCGCAATGGTGACGAACGCTTTGCTTTCGAAGCCTATCAGAATGCTCTCACCGCCTTTCAAAACCTCCCGAAGGACGATCGTTACTACGACTTCCTCACCAACATGGGTTCCCTTTATACATCCCTGCAGGGTGAAAAAGTCGAAACAGGTCGAGCCATGCTGGAGGAGGCCCTGGCCTGGTTCAGTCAAAACAATAAGCGCTACGCGACCTATTACACGCTGGATTCCATTGCCTTCCATCATTACGAGCAAAAACGTTTCACCGACGCTTCGGTGGTTCAAAGGAAAGCCCAGGCCGTGGCGCAATCACTTGGCTACCAGCATCTTGTGGCCCATTCCGACCTGCGGCTCGGACGCTATCTGATCGAGGACCAAAAGCCGCGCGAAGCACTGATTTTTTTGCAGAAGGCCCTGCCGGTTTTCCGGAAACTGAGGTTCGACTATCAAATCGGTCCGACGATACTCTCGATGGCCCGGGCCTGGCTTTTGGATGGTCAGACGGCTGAGGCCTGGCAGGCCTGCCAGGAGCTTGAACAGTATTACGGCCCCAAGGGCTCGCTGCATATGCGCGTGACCTTTCAAAAGGTCAAGGCCGACGTCCTGCAGGCTTTGGGCCGCAGTCACGATGAGCTGATCACCCGCAGGGAACTTGGGGAATTGAGTGAACGCTACTGGCGCGAAAAGAATGCTGTGACTGTGGCCCGTATGGCCACCAATCTGGAGCTTCAAAGACAGGAGCATCAGAACGCCTTGCTCCGCGAGCAGAACCGCATTCAGAATCTGGAGCTTTTGCAGTCGCAAAGAATGCACCGCACGGTCTATATCAGTCTGCTCGGGCTTTTGATTCTAGGGGCTGCTGCCGCGTGGGCCATACTGAAGACGCGGGATGCTCATAATCAAAAGCTCCGCATGCGAAGTCTGATCGAACAGGAGCAGGCGCGCACCACCTTCTTTCATAATACCTCGCATGAGCTGCGGACGCCTTTGACAGGTATTATCGGCTTCATAGACCTGATCCGATCCGGGCATTATGGAACGGTCAACGAAACGATTCAGGGTCAGCTCGATAAGGCCAAGCGTCTGGCGGAGTCTCTGAAGAATCAGGTGAACATGATCCTGGATCTGGCCAAATCCAAACGCGGCGAGCTGAATGTCACAGCTTCGCGAATTGATCTGCATCGGCTGCGGAATGATATTGATGATCTGGCCGAAGGGCTGCGGCTGCGATATCCCCATTCCCAGTATGATTCGCGCCTGGATCTGAAAGGTGCCGACGCCCATTTCATTCAGGACCGTGAAAAGATCTATACGATCGCCCGAAATCTGATCGGCAACGCGTTCAAGTTTTCCAAGGCTGGCCGCAGCAACCAGGTGACCCTGCGCCTGGAGCGTCTGGCGGGTGAACTCATCCTTTCCGTGAGCGACACCGGCATCGGCATCGCGCCTGATCAAAGGCAGAGGATCTTCGAGGAATTTGCCCAGGTGGAATCCGATGCGCGGCGGCGTTATGAAGGAACCGGGCTCGGCCTTGCCCTGGTCAAGCAGCTTATTGACCTCATGAAGGGCCGAATCGAACTCGATTCGACCCCGGACAAAGGCTCGCGCTTTCGTATCTGGATACCGGAAAGTTCCGAGCAGCTGCTGGTGGCCCCGGAACATGACAAGCCCCTTATGGAAGCCGCACGGCTGGAACGCATTCCCAAAACCATGACCCCGCCGCCGTCCCATGCGCGCCTGTCATCACCACTCCTGGCCGATCCGGGAAGCTTTCATATCCTCGTCGTGGACGATCATGAGTCGAACTGCGAAATTCTCGCGGAAATTTTAAAGTCCGAGGGCTATCGCACGTCCATCGCCATCGGCGGCAAAGCCGGAATGGATGCGATCGTTCATCTGCATCCAGATCTGATTATCCTTGATCTTATGATGCCGGACATCTCGGGCGAGGACGTCCTTCGCTTCGTCCAGGGTCGCGAGGATCTCTGTGACACTCCGGTGATCCTGGTCACAGCGCGGGCCACCGAGGATGATCGACTCATCGGGCTCGAATGGGGTGCGGATGATTATTTGGCCAAGCCGATCAATCCCCTGGAGTTGACGCTGCGGGTCAGAAACCTGGTCGGCCGCATTCAGCTCCATCGTTATCAAAATGATCAGGAGCAGCGCGATCGTATGGTGCAGCTTGGTGAAATCTTCACCGACCTCAGTCATGAGATCAAAACCATTCTGACCAGTTCCCGCGCAACCGAGCATCTGACCGATCAGGAGCTGCGGGCTATTCTGCGGCATAATCCTTTGGATACAACGTTCCGCGAAAGCCTTCTGGACAGTCTGGTGGAGCGGAGCACGGGCCTGGAATTCGAGAAAAAAGCCCAGGCTCTGGTGCCACCGACTCAGGAACATCCCGCCCAGGATACGCTCAGGCAGCTGCGCTTTCTTTTGGCTCGCACGCATATTCCCATCGTGGAACTGCAGGATCAATGGAAGCGTCTTCAGAACTGGGCCCCTGCCGATCTTGCGAGCTTCACGCACACCCTTGATCTGATATTTTCATTCCAGGAACTTCTGCGGGTGACGGTGGAAGCGCAGCGTCTGATGCGCACGATCCTGGCCTTTCATCAAAGTCCTCTGCTCCAGACCGAGATCTATGCGGATGAAGCGGTGGCTGGTACGCTCCTGCTCCTGCAAAGACGCCTCGATAAAATGCGGATTCGCGTCTTCACCGATGTTCCGCATATCAAGGTGGCCATTGGCCTGGCCACGCTGCAGCAGATTTTCCTGAATCTTTTGCAGAACGCCATGGATGTGATTGAAGCGCAAGTGACCGAGGATCGCTGGATCGAAATATTCGGCAGCATGGACTACGAAACGAGAATGCTGCGCATGGGCATCAGCAACGCGGGGCCGAAAATAGATCCGCTCCTGGCCCGGCAGATCTTCGAACGCGGTTTTTCCACCAAGGGTCGTCGCGGCAGTGGTCTCGGCTTACCCGTCTCGCGCCGTCTCGCGAAGCGCGCTCATGGCGATCTGGAATGGGACGAGCACGCGGAATCCACCACCTTCATCCTTATTCTTCCCCTCGCCATCCCCGGCGGGAGCGCCCTGCGGCGTGACAATCAGGCATCCTGA